The Rhipicephalus sanguineus isolate Rsan-2018 chromosome 4, BIME_Rsan_1.4, whole genome shotgun sequence DNA window CATAGGGTCGATGGCCAGGATCCGCGTCGCCGCATCGCAGATCTgggaaagcgtgcgcggcgaaagCCCATTGTTAGCAAGCAAACACAACAAAAGATGCGGGCACGGGCGCAGTAAAACGAAAGGCAAACAAGTCGGAGGTTAACTCACGATCATAACGTTGAGGGCGTAGAAGTGCTTCCTGCACATGAAAGAAGCCTTGCGGGGTCCCTTGGGCGCCTTGATTCCGATGAGGGTGCCGTCGATGCAGCCGATCACTCCCGGAATGGCGCCGAGCCGAAGGAAGCCTTCTTTCACGGCCGCCTTTTCTTCGGTCGTCGTCGGGAAGCGCACCCACCCATTTCGCGCGCCCACTTTCACTATAGCTTGAGCGACGCGTTTGACGCATTCGCTCACAGTCGATTGCGTCATGTGAATCGTCTCGCTCCCGACGGAACCTTGGAAGCTCCCGGTCGCAAAGAAGCGCAGCGCACACAACACCTTTTGTTCCACTGAGAGCCGCGTCGCTCGCACCCCTTCCAGTTCCTCGGCCAGTTGACCACACAACCATCGCACAGTTTCCTTCGAGAGTCGAAAATGCCGCCGAAATTCGTCATCTGTCATGTCAAACGCATCGTCGGGCTCGCGTTGTTGTCGCCGGCGTCGCATGAGCGCAACCGCCATCCCGATCAGCGGAGCCGCCATTTTCGATGCTTTTCCAAACGACCCGCTCTCTGGCGATGCTAAAAATTATGCCTTTTCTCTCTGCATAATGAGTGTgtaaacgtcattttgacgtcacgcttTTTTATGGTTGTTTGATTGACAAATAACATGGCCTCCCTTCGACCAATCGGAGACGACTAATGGCGGCGAAAAGCATAGAAAAaggaatagaatcgttccgcgatagcacccctggacacattgacgcgctcaagtgtctcccttttgggcgcctctttcaacgaacgcttcctacgtgcgttcgtaatcacctcagggatgttgccaccgccttcaatgcaacacaaacgcgtttagaacgcgctgttttcaggctgtgccaaggcagcacaaacgctacaaacgtgtttcaaacgcactgcattgaggcggtggcgcagggaggagagagagcgaatggcgagaggagcggcgaagcactgcacctaacctctccacacacgcgggagctccgccgagccaatgccacctaaaAAAATTTGCACTGGCCGAGctctcgcgatgcgagcgccctcacacgccagagtgcgctcctcctctccactcactctccgctactccgcccgcaccacctgctccggttgctaggggcgaggataagcgcgcacgcccgcagctgttgctatgggagggggagtgagagcggagaggcgcgcggacaacgccggatgccttacatagcccgactaagaaatgcagtcgcatttaaaaatcacaccatctcccgctaaaggggaccatgaggcgatgcgaagcagcgtttcggcatgtagagcccgcgtttcagagcgggagtggagaggggatgggagaggcaaaggtgagagggggagtggagagaggcaaatggagagggggagagggaaaggggagagggacaagggaatgggagaggggaaggggtgagggggaaatgggaaAGGAGGGgtgaaatgggaagtggagaggagagggagagaaggtgtgtggagagggcttgcgcacgtgcagtaagggtggtcacgccgcacaccaccaccaccaccgaattgaactccgctaaagatgcttcacatctaaaacgctgctgcctcgagcataggAGCACGCGTTAACACGTCGGGGAAAAAAAgcacgacgtcaacgtcatctgtaatctaatcGCGAAGGcacctaaaggcctccaatattcgcgcgcactatctgggAGGCAACGAAGCACCGTTGATGGTTGCACatcgcgcatgcccgcgcgtgactgccacaTCTTCCTCGACAGcgcaggcagcacctgttcgtacctgtgcgctagcgtacgttcg harbors:
- the LOC119391917 gene encoding putative nuclease HARBI1; amino-acid sequence: MAVALMRRRRQQREPDDAFDMTDDEFRRHFRLSKETVRWLCGQLAEELEGVRATRLSVEQKVLCALRFFATGSFQGSVGSETIHMTQSTVSECVKRVAQAIVKVGARNGWVRFPTTTEEKAAVKEGFLRLGAIPGVIGCIDGTLIGIKAPKGPRKASFMCRKHFYALNVMIICDAATRILAIDPMRPGSDHDSFVWQTTWLRRRFLAGRIAEPGEYLLGDSGCPLEPWLLIPVSGDPSEHSAEGRFNAEHITMRSIVERCIGMLKARFRCLQRYRTLHHEPERAADIIAACASLHNLCLGEGATEPVDEFEGIEDFFSSSSTSSEDSNGSPI